GTACTCGGTCATCCGTGGGTTCGGCTGGACGAAAATTGAGTAGCGCATCAAAGGCGGCCAGTTCGAAAATTTGCAAGAGTGAAAAAAACCGCAGGCCAATAATAACAGCGCTAACCGAACCTGCTGTGAAAAAAACGCGGGCATTTTTTTTAGCCCAGCGCCTAGATTTTATCCACAGCTTTCGGTTGAGTTTTGCCATAGGTTTACCGCAAGAGGATGATTATTTGCTTTCTACAGTTTTAATCCCTCACGCTCCGCAAGTTATGGAAATAAATTTGACTTAACGAGATAAAGCATATTTGAAATCCTGTGGGCCTTCGTAGCCTGAGGCTTCAGCTAGCTGTTCTAGGGTTTGGGTGCCAGAATAGCGTTGACCGTCCACGTCCCATGTCGGAAATCCTTCGAGACCAGCTGCTGCGCAGACTTGAGGTTGGGCATTTTTTCCATCGGCTGCACATTCAATGTAATCGATTTTCTCGAAGGCTTCTGGTCCAAAGAGTTGTTTTTGCTCGTAACAGTGGGGACACCAGTAGGCACCAAATTTTTTAGCGCCAATGTTAGCGAGGTGTTCTGCTAGTGCAATTTCTGATTCGCCTGAGGTTGTTGTGACTTCCCAGCCGTCGGGGGGCTGTGGTGAACGGGGAGGCGCGGTGCTAATCACTTCTTTGCCGGCTTCGTTGTAAATGGGGATATTTCCTTGAATGCCCCGCTCAATACTGTTGAAAATACCGAGGGTACTGATGACTGTGATGATGGCAACGACAAAGGCGATGAGGAAAACTTCACCCCAGTCTTCCCAGACTCTTCCGGTGAGTACGAGGATGAGGAAGGCGGCGGAAAATGTGGCTGAGGCAATGCAGTAAAGGCACAGGCCGCCAATTTTGGCGAAGAGTATGTACATCAGATAGCCACTGAAGATACTCATGGTGACAGCGCCGACTAGTAAAAATAGCCATGTCCATTCTTCTAGTTTGGTGCGGAGTTTTTTATTGTCTTCAATGCTGATGGCTAGGGGCGCAAGGGCAAATCCTGACATGCCTAAATAGGCGATCGCCCCAAATAGGGAGAGGGGTAAACCAAAGACTGTGGCATAGGGACTAGATAGTACATCGCTACAACTAGCGGCAGCTTCGGTTCCACAGGCGACTGATTGGCCGAGGAGTCGTGTCAGGGTGAGATAGGTGGTAAGACAAAAACCAAGAATGGCGATCGCCCCAATTATCGGGCGGGACCATTGATGAATCCAAGGCTGGGAACGTCTGCGTACCATAGCGCGTAAAACAAAAACTCTAGACAAACTCTCTACATATTAGTCGCCAAAGGCCTCCAGTGACAGATCACCCTGGTTGATCTTGAATCTCGTCGAAAGCTTTTAGCAAAATTTCAGGAGGCTCTCAGGAATGAGACGCTTTTTCCTAGGCAAATTGTTTCTGGCGCATTTGACGAATTTTAATACCCTGTTCGGCAGATTCCATAAATTGTGAGACCCGCAATGGATCGATGGGCTGGGAAATTTTGCCGTGGCGCTTAAGGGAACTGGCAACGATCGCCCCATCGGCAATTTGTAAGAGGTTACCGATATTTTCCCAGGTTGCTCCACTGCCAATCAACAGTGGGGTATCCCCAGCATTTTTGCGGGCATCTTTAATATCATCCATTTTGGGAGCATGGCCCGTGGCCCAACCGGACAAGATCACAGCGTCGGCTAGGCCTCTTTCAACGGTGTCATGGATAGCAGCGGTGAGGTTTGGGGTACTGATGGGGTGGGCATGTTTCACGAGGACATCGGCCAAAATCGCAACCTCTGCATCTAACTCGCGGCGATATTTTAAAAGTTCGTGGGCGTTGCCTTCGATGAGGCCTTGATCCGTTGCCATTACTCCCGTAAGGACATTGACTCGAATAAATTTTGCGCCAGTACAAGCGGCGATCGCCATGGCACTTTTTGCATCATTACGCAGCACATTCAAACCAAGGGGAACCGTCACCAAGCCCGACAGACGATCCATTATCAACGTCATCGCGGCGATCGTCGCGGGATCCACCTGACTTTTCGTGAACGGTGCATCAAAAAAATTTTCAACGATAATGCCGTCAATACCACCAGCGGCGAGGGCGGTTGCTTCTTGTTCGGCGCGATCCATTACTTGACGTAGATTGCCTCCCCAGCGCGCCGAGGTGGGTAAAGGCAGTAAATGAACAACGCCGAGGATAGGATTTTCGGTTTGGAAAAGGTGTTTGAGATCCACTGATTTTCTTTACGCTTGTATGTATACAGTCATCCCGTCAGGAACGATGCCTCATCACCTTCTATAGGCTCGGCACAGGGCGTAAATTAGTATATCAGGGCAAGACTCGCTTCTTTTTAGATTTCCTCGGAACAGTGCTTTCTACAGTCTTTACCTTGGTCTTTTTCCTGAATATCGTGAGTTTTGCTTAAGCATGTTCGAAAGTATGACGCGGTGAATGGGAGAGTGAGAGATCGGGAGATGTTTCTATGCAAACAATCCTACTCGCTTTCAAAAAATGCAAATTTTCGTTGCTTCCCCGTGTCTTTCCCTCTCCGTGTCTTCTTTTCTCTAAAGAATTTTGGCTACATTCTTATCCATAACTGACGTTGAATATTACAAAGCTTACTCCTGTTTTAGAAGCAAGCTTCTAAAGATGACTGAAATGCCTATTGTGTGATGGCTACAAGATTTGGCGATCGCCCGCCTCTAGTTGCCACAGTTGCAGCCCGCATGACCACAACCCGCCCCATCAGGATGACCATTGGCGCAAGCGTCACTACAGTAATTTTTGCCGTCTTTTTTGACCGCTGAAGCTAGATCAACACCACAGGTACAAGTCGGACAATCGCATTTGATTTGAGTTGCAGTTGCCATGGGTCAGAATTCTCCCTTTACAAAAAACGAAAGTTACAAGACATAAATACTTGAACAGCTATTCATGCTTTCCATGATATTAACACATGAACAGGTATTCAGGTATCCTTAGGGAGATAATTTTTTATAAAAAAGTTTTAAGTAATTAAGTTAAGTTGACTTCGTTGATGTGTGATGGGGCGGAGATTGAAAGGAGGTAATTAAATGAATGATTCTGATGTTGAACGAGTAAAACCCTGTTGTGAAGAATTTGCAGTTTGGCCGATCCAGCAGCTGCTCAGTCGGGAGAAAGCCCAGCGTATGGCCGAATTTTTTGGGGTGTTGGGTGATCCAAATCGTTGGCGTATTTTGTCGGCCTTAGCATTGCAGTCCATGCGGGTCAGGGATTTGGCGGCAGCGGTGGAAATGAGTGAGTCCGCAGTCTCTCACCAGCTAAGAATTTTGCGCACCATGCGATTAGTGCGTTACGAAAAGCAGGGGCGTAATGTTTTTTATAGCTTGAAAGATGCCCACATTTACAATCTTTACCGTGAGGCTTCTGAGCACCTCGATGAGCCTCCTGATGCCTAGGGGATAGGTGGGTTTAGCTTTGGGTTTGCAAGGGAGAAGGATTTATGGGTGGGGCGATCGCCAGCATACTTGCCAATTCAGCAGAGCCTGCAGCGATGACACGGTGAGGGGGAGATGGGGAGACTGAAGAGATTTTGACCTTGTTGGCTTATAGATTTGAAGGAAAAAAAGACTAACTATGGATGCGTTTCCTTGTCTCTGAGTCTCGCTTTTTCTCGAACAGTTGAGATTTAATTCTTTAAGCACAACTGAGGTTGAGCCTAGCTGGGCATTGCGAATTTAAGGATTGACCATTGCCATGTCAAAATGATGAGATTGCAATTATTAACGCCCAAACAACCTTAAACGTACATTATTAGCCCATGAATATTCGAGACGGTTTTGTCGGAACAGTCGGAAATACCCCCCTCATTCGCCTCAACAGTTTTAGCGAAGAAACAGGCTGTGAAATTTTAGGAAAAGCAGAATTTCTTAACCCCGGCGGCTCCGTCAAAGATCGTGCCGCTTTGTTTATCATTAAAGACGCAGAAGAGCGGGGACTCCTCAAGCCCGGTGGCACGGTTGTTGAAGGTACGGCAGGCAATACAGGTATTGGTTTAGTCCATATTTGTAATGCCAAGGGCTATAAGTGTGTCATTGTGATTCCCGAAACCCAGTCCAAAGAAAAAATTGATTTGCTCCGCACCCTAGGGGCAGAAGTGATCACCGTGCCGGCAGTGCCCTACGCCAACCCCAATAACTATGTGAAATGGTCTAAGCGCTTAGCGGAAGAAACAGAAAATGCCATTTGGGCAAATCAGTTTGATAATCTTGCGAATCGCCGCGCCCATTATGAAACCACTGGCCCTGAAATCTGGACGCAAACAGACGGCAAAATTGATGCTTGGACAGCGGCAACGGGTACAGGTGGAACCTATGCGGGTACTGCGCTTTATTTAAAAGAGCAAAATCCTGATGTGAAATGTGTGGTGGCTGACCCGATGGGTAGTGTGCTCTACAGCTATGTCAAAGATGGCAAGCTGGAAAAGGAAGGCAATTCGGTGACGGAAGGGATTGGCCAAGGTCGCATTACCGCCAATATGGAAGATGTGCCGCTGGATGATGCGGTACGAGTGACTGATCCTGAAGCGCTAAAAGTGGTTTATCAGCTGCTGCGCAAAGATGGTCTGTTTATGGGTGGTTCTGTGGGGATTAATGTCGGCGCGGCTTACAAAATTGCGAAGGATATGGGGCCGGGACATACGATTGTGACAGTGCTTTGTGATAGTGGTGCGCGGTATCAATCTCGTCTGTTTAATGATGAATGGCTTGCGAGTAAGGGTTTGTCTGCGGGTTAATCCGAGACTTGTGGGATAAAAGTTTTAACAATTTACGTCTGGGATTGGTGATTTGCTTTTATGTTTTAAGGGCGATCGCCCATTTTTTAGTTAGTGACTTACCATGTTCTTTTTTCCTGAACTACTGATTGCTCAAACGCCCGTTGAAGTTGTGCGCCCGCAGGAAGTGCGGGTTTTGCCGGGGCAACTTAACTCAGTACCTGTTTTTAATAGCAATAGTCCGGAAAAGGTGCTTGGTGAAGGGATTTTGCTCTCCACATTTCCGGCTGATGGGAAAGAAAATCCTGAGGCTCACCTTGATTATGCTTTTGGGGGACGGTTTGATCTGTTTGCCCACCATGTTGCCCATGCCCAAGATCCGGAGGATTTACGCAGTCTCCATGTGGGGGCGATCGCCTACAATCCCAGCGAAGAACCAGTCACGATTTATTTTTTAACGGGAGCAAGTTACCTAAGTCAGCCCGATGCGCCATTTTTTGATATCGAACCCTATCAGCTAAATCCCCAGGGCAATGTTTTTGCCGGGCCCGGTAGCCGGGTCATGAGTGATGTGTTGCGCGATCGCCGCCAAAGTATTTTTCCCCAATCGATGACCATTGCACCGAAAAGCTATGGGATGTTGATCGATTTGCCAATTCCTGTGCGAGAACTCGAACCACCGCTCAATGGCAGATCCACTTATCTAGAACTTTATAGCGACGCTCCAGTTTATCTGGCGAGTTTGGCACTTTTTGAAAAGGAAAATCCCGATGGTTCTTACCGTGCGCCAACTCTTGAAGAATGGCAGGAAACCCTAATTTCCGGTGAACTTTCTACCCCCCGCGATCGCCCTCCCACCGTTCCCGGCGCAGAAGGTGGCATTATCTATGGCAGAGTCGCAGGCGTGTCCCTTGGTGCGGGCTGGAAAACCCAAATTTACGATACAGAACAATGGGATCTCACCATTCCCGCAGCAGGCGAAACCTTTTCCTATGGCATTAGCACGCTAGTGGGCGGAACCCACGGTACAGGCCAAGTACAAACCGCCCCGATGATCCGCCGTTACGACGACACCGCCTACGCCGCCCATGGTAACTATGGCGTTCATTATGATTTAACGCTGCCGCTATATAATCCCACCACTGAAACTCAGATGGTGAATGTTGCTCTAGAAACACCGATTAAGCAAAGCGCAACCAATGAAGCTCTCAGATTTTTTGAACCCCTACCAACCGCCACTTTTTTCCGAGGCACAGTACAAATTAGCTATAAAGATGACGCAGGTTTTCCACGCACAAAATATGTCCATCTCGTGCAAAAGCGCGGCCAAGAAGGTCAACCCCTTGTGCAGTTAGAGATGCCCGCCGGCGATCGCCGCTTTGTTAATGTCCAGTTGCGCTATCCCCCCGACGCTACCCCGCCCCAAGTTTTAACCA
This sequence is a window from [Limnothrix rosea] IAM M-220. Protein-coding genes within it:
- a CDS encoding vitamin K epoxide reductase family protein translates to MVRRRSQPWIHQWSRPIIGAIAILGFCLTTYLTLTRLLGQSVACGTEAAASCSDVLSSPYATVFGLPLSLFGAIAYLGMSGFALAPLAISIEDNKKLRTKLEEWTWLFLLVGAVTMSIFSGYLMYILFAKIGGLCLYCIASATFSAAFLILVLTGRVWEDWGEVFLIAFVVAIITVISTLGIFNSIERGIQGNIPIYNEAGKEVISTAPPRSPQPPDGWEVTTTSGESEIALAEHLANIGAKKFGAYWCPHCYEQKQLFGPEAFEKIDYIECAADGKNAQPQVCAAAGLEGFPTWDVDGQRYSGTQTLEQLAEASGYEGPQDFKYALSR
- the btpA gene encoding photosystem I biogenesis protein BtpA translates to MDLKHLFQTENPILGVVHLLPLPTSARWGGNLRQVMDRAEQEATALAAGGIDGIIVENFFDAPFTKSQVDPATIAAMTLIMDRLSGLVTVPLGLNVLRNDAKSAMAIAACTGAKFIRVNVLTGVMATDQGLIEGNAHELLKYRRELDAEVAILADVLVKHAHPISTPNLTAAIHDTVERGLADAVILSGWATGHAPKMDDIKDARKNAGDTPLLIGSGATWENIGNLLQIADGAIVASSLKRHGKISQPIDPLRVSQFMESAEQGIKIRQMRQKQFA
- a CDS encoding metallothionein, which encodes MATATQIKCDCPTCTCGVDLASAVKKDGKNYCSDACANGHPDGAGCGHAGCNCGN
- a CDS encoding ArsR/SmtB family transcription factor — protein: MNDSDVERVKPCCEEFAVWPIQQLLSREKAQRMAEFFGVLGDPNRWRILSALALQSMRVRDLAAAVEMSESAVSHQLRILRTMRLVRYEKQGRNVFYSLKDAHIYNLYREASEHLDEPPDA
- a CDS encoding cysteine synthase A, with the protein product MNIRDGFVGTVGNTPLIRLNSFSEETGCEILGKAEFLNPGGSVKDRAALFIIKDAEERGLLKPGGTVVEGTAGNTGIGLVHICNAKGYKCVIVIPETQSKEKIDLLRTLGAEVITVPAVPYANPNNYVKWSKRLAEETENAIWANQFDNLANRRAHYETTGPEIWTQTDGKIDAWTAATGTGGTYAGTALYLKEQNPDVKCVVADPMGSVLYSYVKDGKLEKEGNSVTEGIGQGRITANMEDVPLDDAVRVTDPEALKVVYQLLRKDGLFMGGSVGINVGAAYKIAKDMGPGHTIVTVLCDSGARYQSRLFNDEWLASKGLSAG
- a CDS encoding DUF3370 domain-containing protein produces the protein MFFFPELLIAQTPVEVVRPQEVRVLPGQLNSVPVFNSNSPEKVLGEGILLSTFPADGKENPEAHLDYAFGGRFDLFAHHVAHAQDPEDLRSLHVGAIAYNPSEEPVTIYFLTGASYLSQPDAPFFDIEPYQLNPQGNVFAGPGSRVMSDVLRDRRQSIFPQSMTIAPKSYGMLIDLPIPVRELEPPLNGRSTYLELYSDAPVYLASLALFEKENPDGSYRAPTLEEWQETLISGELSTPRDRPPTVPGAEGGIIYGRVAGVSLGAGWKTQIYDTEQWDLTIPAAGETFSYGISTLVGGTHGTGQVQTAPMIRRYDDTAYAAHGNYGVHYDLTLPLYNPTTETQMVNVALETPIKQSATNEALRFFEPLPTATFFRGTVQISYKDDAGFPRTKYVHLVQKRGQEGQPLVQLEMPAGDRRFVNVQLRYPPDATPPQVLTIATEAPRLE